The proteins below are encoded in one region of Winogradskyella helgolandensis:
- a CDS encoding DUF3467 domain-containing protein produces MADEKNNPNNKKGQINIELDEKIAEGIYSNLAIINHSVSEFVVDFVSIMPGTPKSKVKSRIILTPQHAKRLLKALGENVTRFENAHGEIKDYEQPPIPLNFGPTGQA; encoded by the coding sequence ATGGCAGACGAAAAAAATAATCCAAATAATAAAAAAGGACAAATTAATATTGAGCTAGATGAGAAAATAGCAGAAGGCATTTATTCTAACTTAGCAATCATTAACCATTCTGTTTCAGAATTTGTAGTCGATTTTGTAAGCATTATGCCAGGTACTCCAAAGAGCAAAGTAAAATCAAGAATTATATTAACTCCACAGCATGCCAAACGTTTATTAAAAGCATTAGGTGAAAATGTAACGCGTTTTGAAAATGCCCATGGAGAAATTAAGGATTACGAGCAACCTCCAATTCCACTAAATTTCGGACCAACCGGACAAGCTTAA
- a CDS encoding (4Fe-4S)-binding protein, translated as MDNNENVFSNNKITVTYAPRCCTNAGFCAKQLSNVFRSSVIPWINLEGEQTDVIINQIKKCPSGALKYHLNEKEVA; from the coding sequence ATGGATAATAACGAAAACGTTTTCAGTAACAATAAGATTACTGTAACCTATGCACCTCGCTGTTGTACAAATGCAGGGTTTTGTGCAAAACAATTATCAAATGTATTTAGAAGTTCCGTGATTCCCTGGATTAATTTAGAAGGAGAACAAACTGATGTGATTATTAATCAAATTAAAAAATGTCCTTCTGGTGCTCTAAAATATCACTTGAATGAAAAGGAAGTAGCATAA
- a CDS encoding peptide chain release factor 3, translating to MSFIKEINRRRTFGIISHPDAGKTTLTEKLLLFGGAIQEAGAVKSNKIKKGATSDFMEIERQRGISVATSVLAFEYNGIKINILDTPGHKDFAEDTFRTLTAVDSVIVVIDVAKGVEEQTEKLVEVCRMRNIPMIVFINKMDREGKDAFDLLDEIEQKLGLKVVPLSFPIGMGYDFKGIYNIWEKNINLFSGDNRKDIEETIEISDLASPELDKLVGEKAANTLREEIELVEGIYPNFNKEDYLNGEQQPVFFGSALNNFGVRELLDCFVDIAPKPRPKHSEERLVKPEEDKFTGFVFKIHANMDPNHRNRLAFIKIVSGEFKRNTPYLHVRHNKSMKFSSPNAFFAEKKEIVDISYPGDIVGLQDTGSFKIGDTLTEGETLNYKGVPSFSPEHFRYINNADPMKAKQLYKGIDQLMDEGVAQLFTLDLNGRKVIGTVGALQYEVIQYRLEHEYGAKCTYENLNVHKACWVEAKDKKSDEYKEFLRVKQRFLARDKQNQLVFLADSMFSLQMTQQKYPSITFHMTSEFE from the coding sequence ATGAGTTTTATAAAAGAAATAAACAGACGACGCACATTCGGAATCATTTCGCATCCAGATGCTGGTAAAACCACATTAACGGAAAAACTACTACTTTTTGGTGGAGCCATACAAGAAGCTGGCGCTGTAAAAAGCAATAAAATAAAGAAAGGTGCAACGAGTGATTTTATGGAAATTGAGCGTCAGCGTGGAATTTCTGTAGCGACTTCTGTTTTAGCTTTTGAATACAATGGTATTAAAATTAACATTCTTGATACACCAGGTCACAAGGATTTTGCAGAAGACACATTTAGAACACTAACAGCTGTAGATAGTGTTATTGTAGTCATTGATGTTGCAAAAGGTGTTGAGGAGCAAACCGAAAAATTAGTTGAAGTTTGTAGAATGCGAAACATTCCTATGATTGTTTTTATTAATAAAATGGATAGAGAAGGTAAAGATGCTTTTGATCTGTTAGATGAAATTGAACAAAAACTAGGTTTAAAAGTTGTGCCTTTAAGTTTTCCAATAGGAATGGGTTACGACTTTAAAGGGATTTACAACATTTGGGAAAAAAATATCAATTTATTTTCTGGAGATAATCGAAAAGATATTGAAGAGACCATTGAAATTTCAGATTTAGCATCACCAGAATTAGATAAATTGGTTGGTGAAAAAGCCGCAAATACATTGCGAGAAGAAATTGAATTAGTAGAAGGTATCTATCCAAATTTTAACAAAGAAGACTATTTAAATGGTGAGCAACAGCCTGTATTTTTTGGTTCAGCATTAAACAATTTTGGAGTAAGAGAATTATTAGATTGTTTTGTAGATATTGCACCAAAACCTAGACCAAAGCATAGTGAAGAACGTTTAGTAAAACCTGAAGAAGATAAATTTACCGGTTTCGTGTTTAAAATACATGCGAATATGGATCCTAATCACAGAAATAGATTAGCATTTATAAAAATTGTTTCAGGAGAATTTAAACGAAATACACCATATCTTCATGTAAGGCATAATAAAAGCATGAAATTTTCTAGTCCAAATGCCTTTTTTGCTGAAAAGAAAGAGATTGTAGACATTTCATACCCAGGAGATATTGTTGGATTGCAGGATACGGGAAGTTTTAAAATTGGAGATACCTTAACTGAAGGTGAAACATTAAACTATAAAGGTGTACCAAGCTTCTCACCAGAACATTTTAGATACATCAATAATGCCGATCCGATGAAAGCAAAACAGCTTTATAAAGGTATCGATCAGTTGATGGACGAAGGAGTCGCGCAATTATTTACATTAGATTTAAATGGACGAAAAGTGATTGGTACTGTTGGTGCTTTACAATATGAAGTTATTCAGTATAGGTTAGAGCATGAGTATGGCGCAAAATGTACCTATGAGAACTTAAATGTACATAAAGCGTGTTGGGTAGAGGCCAAAGATAAAAAGAGTGATGAGTATAAAGAATTCTTACGTGTAAAGCAACGTTTCTTAGCTAGAGATAAACAAAATCAATTGGTGTTTTTAGCCGACTCTATGTTTTCTTTACAAATGACACAGCAAAAATACCCCAGTATTACGTTCCATATGACATCGGAATTTGAATAA
- the idi gene encoding isopentenyl-diphosphate Delta-isomerase, with product MIEEQVILVDENDNKIGLMPKMEAHEKALLHRAFSVFIFNNKNELMLQQRAMHKYHTPGLWTNTCCSHQRDGESNLEAGKRRLQEEMGFVTDLEEKTSFIYKAPFDNGLTEHEYDHVMVGYYNDNPNINPDEVASWKWMSLEAVKTDIAQNPQFYTAWFKIIFEKFYEFINVNKQ from the coding sequence ATGATAGAAGAGCAAGTCATCTTAGTAGATGAAAATGATAATAAAATTGGTTTAATGCCAAAAATGGAAGCGCATGAAAAGGCACTTTTACATCGTGCGTTTTCCGTATTTATATTTAATAATAAAAATGAATTGATGCTTCAGCAGCGTGCGATGCATAAATATCATACACCTGGTTTGTGGACCAATACATGTTGCAGTCATCAGCGTGATGGTGAAAGTAATTTAGAAGCAGGAAAGCGACGCTTACAAGAAGAAATGGGTTTTGTTACAGACTTAGAAGAGAAGACTTCATTTATTTATAAAGCACCTTTTGATAATGGATTAACCGAGCATGAATACGATCATGTAATGGTTGGATATTATAATGATAATCCAAATATTAATCCTGATGAAGTGGCCAGCTGGAAATGGATGTCCCTTGAGGCTGTAAAAACAGATATAGCTCAAAACCCACAATTTTACACCGCTTGGTTCAAAATTATTTTTGAAAAATTTTACGAATTCATAAATGTTAATAAACAATAA
- a CDS encoding 6-pyruvoyl trahydropterin synthase family protein gives MKVTVHRKAHFNAAHRLYRKDWTFEKNEVVFGLCNNPNFHGHNYELIASVTGDIDPETGYVIDIKTLKDIIKSEVEDAFDHKNLNVEVPEFKDLNPTAENIAVVIYNKIKPKLNPKFQLEITLYETPRNFVTYSGN, from the coding sequence ATGAAGGTTACAGTACACAGAAAAGCACATTTTAATGCAGCTCATAGGCTTTATAGAAAGGATTGGACTTTTGAGAAGAATGAAGTCGTATTTGGTTTGTGTAATAATCCTAATTTTCATGGTCATAATTATGAATTAATAGCTAGTGTAACAGGCGATATTGATCCTGAAACTGGATATGTTATTGACATTAAAACATTGAAAGATATTATTAAATCAGAAGTTGAAGATGCCTTTGATCATAAGAATTTAAATGTTGAAGTACCAGAATTTAAAGATCTAAACCCAACAGCCGAGAATATTGCAGTGGTCATCTACAATAAAATTAAACCTAAACTCAACCCTAAATTTCAACTCGAAATTACCCTCTACGAAACACCTCGTAACTTTGTGACGTATTCGGGAAATTAA